A portion of the Juglans microcarpa x Juglans regia isolate MS1-56 chromosome 1D, Jm3101_v1.0, whole genome shotgun sequence genome contains these proteins:
- the LOC121260252 gene encoding protein SRG1-like produces the protein MAEVSFLSAGVLLSKRVQDMVLNGEEPPPLYICRDGDANEDVSSASSSIPIIDLSLLSSSAPSNKQEEELENLRSALCSWGCFQAVGHNISSSFLEELRQVGREFFQQPMKEKKKQAKGVEEFEGYGGDPVPEEGQPLDWSDRLFLDVYPEDRRKTKFWPENLASFRVVLEEYTVKMKMFTEIVSKAMAKSLSLEENCFLNQFGERGPLQVRFNYYSCCQRPDLVLGLKPHADGSGYTVILQDDVEGLQILKDGQWITVPTISHALLVLMGDQMEIMTNGMFKSPVHRVVTNSERERISVAVFYSPEPNKEIGPEEGLVCEERPKLFKKVKDYADTHWEFYQRGMRALHVAKV, from the exons ATGGCCGAAGTTTCCTTTCTCTCGGCGGGGGTACTGCTATCAAAGCGCGTCCAGGATATGGTCCTCAATGGTGAAGAACCCCCACCGCTATATATTTGTAGAGATGGTGATGCAAACGAAGATGTTTCTTCTGCATCATCTTCGATTCCCATCATCGACCTCAGTCTCCTCTCATCTTCCGCACCAAGCAATAAACAAGAAGAGGAACTAGAGAATCTTCGGTCAGCACTCTGTTCATGGGGCTGCTTTCAG GCAGTAGGTCATAACATTTCAAGTTCATTTCTGGAGGAGTTGCGTCAAGTGGGAAGGGAATTCTTTCAGCAGCCgatgaaagagaagaagaagcaagCTAAAGGGGTTGAAGAGTTTGAAGGGTACGGAGGGGATCCGGTCCCTGAAGAAGGTCAGCCCCTTGACTGGTCCGATCGCTTGTTTCTTGACGTGTACCCAGAAGATCGAAGGAAGACCAAATTCTGGCCAGAAAACCTGGCATCCTTCAG AGTTGTTCTAGAAGAATACACTGTAAAGATGAAGATGTTTACAGAGATCGTTTCCAAAGCCATGGCAAAGTCATTGAGTTTAGAAGAAAATTGCTTCTTGAATCAGTTTGGTGAACGAGGACCACTTCAAGTGCGTTTTAACTACTACTCATGTTGTCAAAGGCCAGATCTTGTTCTCGGACTCAAGCCTCATGCAGATGGATCAGGATACACAGTTATCTTGCAAGATGATGTAGAAGGTCTTCAAATCCTCAAAGATGGACAATGGATTACAGTTCCTACAATTTCTCATGCTCTCCTAGTCCTCATGGGCGATCAAATGGAG ATAATGACCAATGGGATGTTCAAGAGCCCAGTGCATAGGGTAGTGACCAACTCGGAGAGGGAGAGGATTTCTGTGGCTGTGTTCTATTCGCCTGAACCAAACAAAGAGATTGGACCAGAAGAAGGGTTGGTCTGCGAGGAAAGACCAAAGTTATTTAAGAAGGTGAAAGACTATGCTGATACACACTGGGAATTCTACCAGAGAGGAATGAGAGCACTTCATGTTGCAAAAGTCTAG